TTTAAACAAGTGGCAAAAAAAATTGTAGGCTACATCAAACTGCAGATTCCTGCAGGTAAAGCCAATCCATCTCCTCCGGTTGGCCCGGCTTTGGGTCAGCGCGGCCTGAATATCATGGAATTCTGTAAAGCATTCAATGCAGCTACGCAGAATGTAGAACCTGGCTTGCCGGTTCCGGTAGTGATTACTGCTTTTGCAGATAAATCATTTACCTTCGTGATGAAAACTCCTCCAGCATCTATTTTGCTGAAAAAAGCAGCTGGATTGCAAAAAGGCAGCTCTAACCCACTAACACAAAAAGTGGGTAAGGTAACTCGTGCTCAGCTGGAAGAAATTGCTAAGGCTAAAGAGCCTGATTTAACTGCTG
This portion of the Snodgrassella alvi genome encodes:
- the rplK gene encoding 50S ribosomal protein L11 — translated: MAKKIVGYIKLQIPAGKANPSPPVGPALGQRGLNIMEFCKAFNAATQNVEPGLPVPVVITAFADKSFTFVMKTPPASILLKKAAGLQKGSSNPLTQKVGKVTRAQLEEIAKAKEPDLTAADLDAAVRTIAGSARSMGLDVEGV